A single region of the Vagococcus teuberi genome encodes:
- a CDS encoding YebC/PmpR family DNA-binding transcriptional regulator: protein MAGHSKWNNIKNRKGAQDAKRGKVFQKLSREIYMAAKSGGPDLSSNPSLRLVLDKARTANMPNDNIQRAIKKATSAGEGENYDEVVYEGYGPAGVAILVHTLTDNRNRTSTNVRVAFNKNGGSLGESGSVAYMFDRKGYIVIEREGLDVDEDTMTLSVLEAGGDDIEVSDEVFEIYTDPSEFTAVRDALEKDYTLAQAELTMVPQTLVELSDSDKEKLEKIVDTLEDDDDVSEVFTSADM, encoded by the coding sequence ATGGCAGGACATTCAAAGTGGAATAACATTAAGAATAGAAAAGGAGCACAAGATGCTAAACGTGGTAAAGTGTTTCAAAAATTATCACGCGAGATTTATATGGCAGCAAAAAGTGGTGGTCCCGATCTGTCTTCTAACCCTTCATTAAGATTAGTATTAGATAAAGCAAGAACAGCCAATATGCCTAATGATAATATCCAGCGTGCAATCAAAAAAGCAACAAGTGCTGGTGAAGGTGAAAACTATGATGAAGTAGTATATGAAGGATACGGCCCAGCAGGTGTTGCCATTTTGGTTCATACTTTAACAGATAATCGTAATCGTACATCGACTAATGTGCGTGTGGCGTTTAATAAAAATGGTGGTTCTTTAGGAGAATCAGGTTCGGTAGCGTATATGTTTGATCGTAAAGGATATATTGTGATTGAACGTGAGGGACTAGATGTGGATGAAGATACGATGACATTAAGTGTGCTTGAAGCAGGTGGAGACGACATCGAGGTGTCTGATGAAGTATTTGAAATCTACACGGATCCAAGTGAATTTACAGCGGTGCGAGATGCGTTAGAGAAAGATTACACATTAGCGCAAGCAGAATTAACAATGGTGCCACAAACACTGGTTGAATTGAGTGATAGTGACAAAGAAAAATTAGAGAAAATCGTTGATACGTTAGAAGACGATGATGACGTGTCAGAAGTCTTCACATCAGCTGACATGTAA
- a CDS encoding VanZ family protein — protein MKSKLSQPKVYTAIAIVIMVILFYSSSKTYTEQNSVPLLQKWLQSEPFASKLQGIMFNYGDSEVSIRAMGYFKFVEFFIRKAAHFFTFFILGGSLFLVLHSKLKQSIWSLFFAWFSATGYAAMDEYHQMLTGDRTPLFQDVMLDSVGALTACVMLVIYFGFIRNRSKKVR, from the coding sequence ATGAAAAGTAAATTAAGTCAACCTAAAGTGTATACTGCAATCGCGATTGTGATTATGGTTATTTTATTTTATAGTTCATCAAAAACCTATACAGAGCAAAATTCTGTTCCACTACTTCAAAAGTGGTTGCAAAGTGAGCCATTTGCATCAAAACTTCAAGGAATAATGTTTAATTATGGTGACAGTGAAGTCAGTATTCGAGCAATGGGTTATTTTAAATTTGTTGAATTTTTTATCCGAAAAGCCGCTCATTTTTTTACATTTTTTATTCTAGGGGGAAGTTTGTTTTTAGTGTTACATTCTAAATTAAAGCAATCAATCTGGAGTTTGTTTTTTGCGTGGTTTAGTGCGACAGGTTATGCAGCGATGGATGAATATCATCAAATGCTAACAGGTGATAGAACACCACTTTTTCAAGATGTGATGCTTGATAGTGTTGGGGCGTTAACAGCATGTGTGATGCTAGTGATTTATTTTGGATTTATTCGCAATAGGTCAAAGAAGGTTAGATAA
- the comGB gene encoding competence type IV pilus assembly protein ComGB codes for MKKELHKKLTKPTKIKALSRQEQYEFVYLLGNLLENGFSLEQSIKFMRTISIKQDKQFKYIEKKLLKGERFANCLMGVGFSKEQLAPIKFSEVHGDLVGTLKRMSTQMKEREKQRKDMIKVLSYPVLLLLFLLAMIVGMKWFILPQLSDLSQDDSQPSMFTLLDNGLKYGGIGLILIFASCYLINKRLNRESQIKKLQLYCKIPLVGKLLTSYYTSLFATEWGNLLSQGMEFKEVVLIMQQKGYSDLMQEMSKKIKIKLEEGIFIDEPISQWSFLKPELTWIIRQGEVHGKLGQELVVFGQREWEVFIAECEKKIQWLQPITFLLIAVLIVSVYGSLLLPIYSGMGDFY; via the coding sequence ATGAAAAAAGAATTACACAAAAAACTTACCAAACCTACCAAAATTAAGGCTTTATCACGTCAAGAGCAATATGAATTTGTATACCTATTAGGGAACCTTTTAGAAAATGGTTTTAGTTTAGAACAAAGCATCAAATTTATGCGGACAATCTCTATCAAACAGGATAAACAATTTAAATACATTGAAAAGAAGTTGTTGAAAGGAGAGAGGTTTGCTAATTGTTTGATGGGTGTAGGTTTTTCTAAAGAACAATTAGCGCCAATCAAGTTTTCTGAAGTACATGGAGACTTAGTAGGAACGTTAAAGCGAATGTCCACCCAAATGAAAGAAAGGGAAAAACAACGAAAAGACATGATAAAAGTACTAAGTTATCCAGTTTTATTGTTGTTATTTTTACTTGCAATGATAGTCGGAATGAAGTGGTTCATTTTACCTCAGTTGTCTGATTTATCCCAAGATGATTCACAACCTAGTATGTTTACTTTATTGGATAATGGGCTGAAGTATGGTGGTATTGGTTTGATTCTGATTTTTGCTAGTTGTTATTTGATAAATAAACGATTAAACCGAGAATCACAAATCAAAAAATTACAGTTGTATTGTAAAATACCGCTTGTCGGAAAATTATTAACAAGTTATTACACGTCTCTATTCGCAACAGAATGGGGAAATTTATTATCCCAAGGAATGGAATTTAAAGAAGTCGTTTTAATTATGCAACAAAAAGGCTATTCTGACTTGATGCAAGAGATGTCAAAAAAAATTAAAATAAAATTAGAAGAGGGTATTTTTATTGATGAGCCAATCAGTCAGTGGTCGTTCTTAAAACCAGAACTAACCTGGATTATAAGACAAGGAGAGGTTCACGGCAAATTAGGTCAAGAGCTAGTGGTATTTGGACAACGAGAGTGGGAAGTATTTATTGCCGAATGTGAGAAGAAAATTCAGTGGCTACAGCCAATCACATTTTTATTAATTGCTGTGTTGATTGTATCAGTTTATGGCTCTTTATTATTACCAATATACAGTGGAATGGGGGATTTCTATTGA
- a CDS encoding DUF2829 domain-containing protein gives MTFEKILPELKAGKKVIRKGWGGFELYVTLVSGKTYDDCPVTDYFLIKTSDEGFSSFAPTVCDILADDWEIVD, from the coding sequence ATGACATTTGAAAAAATACTACCAGAATTAAAAGCAGGGAAAAAAGTAATTAGAAAAGGCTGGGGTGGTTTTGAGTTGTATGTCACACTTGTGTCAGGTAAAACATATGACGATTGTCCCGTGACTGATTATTTTTTAATTAAAACAAGTGATGAAGGTTTTTCAAGTTTTGCGCCAACTGTGTGCGATATCTTAGCAGATGATTGGGAGATAGTAGATTAA
- a CDS encoding type II secretion system protein: MNDEGFTLWECLCVLLVISILAIMPILKIEKWREKQTAASQLILFERLYERSQHSAVVEQEQSKVKAISSSQCLFFSYTFKGEKIEEKIEINRPLYIQKDSEVTLQSGSASPSVLETFEFYDDSTQTSIRYVVQLGSSKVFKYVEKK; this comes from the coding sequence TTGAATGATGAAGGTTTTACACTCTGGGAATGTTTATGTGTGTTACTTGTTATTAGTATTTTAGCTATCATGCCAATTTTAAAAATAGAGAAGTGGCGGGAAAAACAAACTGCTGCTTCTCAACTCATTTTGTTTGAACGATTATATGAAAGAAGTCAGCATAGTGCCGTTGTTGAACAAGAACAGAGCAAAGTTAAAGCAATAAGCTCCTCACAGTGTCTCTTCTTTAGTTACACCTTTAAGGGAGAAAAAATAGAAGAGAAGATTGAAATAAACAGGCCTTTATATATTCAAAAAGACAGTGAAGTAACGCTACAGAGTGGATCAGCTAGTCCAAGTGTTTTAGAAACCTTTGAGTTTTATGATGACTCAACTCAAACGAGCATTCGATATGTGGTTCAGTTAGGTAGTAGTAAGGTGTTTAAATATGTTGAGAAAAAATGA
- a CDS encoding QueT transporter family protein, which yields MENKKEQSVVASWTTQDTAKMAIVAGLYVAVTLVLSVISFGVIQLRLSEMFNYLSLYNKRYIVAVTLGVAIANAFSPLGIIDVLVGSISTFLVLVINYAITKRINNMKIKMVVTAMTFAISMFTVAGQLTVLYNLPFFYNWLIIGLGELFSMIVGGVMIYWMSKKIDFTK from the coding sequence ATGGAAAATAAAAAAGAACAATCTGTTGTGGCGTCTTGGACAACACAAGATACAGCAAAAATGGCCATTGTGGCAGGATTGTATGTTGCAGTGACGTTAGTGTTATCGGTCATTAGTTTTGGTGTGATTCAGTTAAGATTATCTGAAATGTTTAATTATTTGTCACTTTATAACAAACGCTATATAGTTGCTGTGACATTAGGTGTGGCGATAGCCAATGCTTTTTCACCATTAGGAATTATTGATGTATTGGTTGGAAGTATTAGTACGTTTCTAGTATTGGTCATCAATTATGCCATCACGAAACGTATCAACAATATGAAAATAAAAATGGTTGTAACAGCTATGACGTTTGCGATATCTATGTTTACTGTTGCAGGACAACTCACAGTATTATATAATTTACCATTTTTCTATAACTGGCTAATTATTGGCTTAGGAGAACTATTTTCGATGATAGTTGGTGGGGTTATGATATACTGGATGAGTAAAAAAATTGATTTTACTAAATAA
- a CDS encoding 3-oxoacyl-ACP reductase: MNSINYTEFKGKVVFVTGVASGIGKEQACLFLEQGAYVFGFDKEEIEKQYSESFTFFKGDVTKKDDLEQAVSECLAKYRKIDILLNTAGKLDEFKPLNEISEELWDVIYETNVKSYFRLTKLILPMMLKQQGGTIINMASIAGLIGGGGGVSYTMSKHAVVGFTKQLALDYAEQGIHVVGIAPGAIKTPMNAADFSGDGHMAKWVADETPCKRWASPEEVAQLTLFLASQASSYIQGSIVPIDGGWMTK, from the coding sequence ATGAATTCTATTAATTATACAGAGTTTAAAGGGAAAGTAGTCTTTGTCACAGGAGTGGCGTCTGGTATAGGCAAAGAACAAGCTTGTTTGTTTTTAGAGCAAGGGGCATATGTGTTTGGTTTTGATAAAGAAGAAATAGAAAAACAATACTCAGAATCATTTACTTTTTTTAAAGGTGATGTCACTAAAAAAGATGATTTGGAACAAGCAGTTAGTGAGTGCTTAGCGAAGTATCGTAAAATAGATATATTATTAAATACTGCTGGTAAATTGGATGAGTTTAAGCCATTGAATGAAATATCTGAGGAACTATGGGATGTTATCTATGAAACGAACGTGAAAAGTTACTTTCGATTGACTAAATTAATATTACCGATGATGTTAAAACAACAAGGTGGTACGATTATCAATATGGCGTCTATCGCAGGGTTGATTGGTGGTGGGGGTGGTGTTAGTTACACCATGTCAAAACATGCTGTTGTCGGATTTACAAAACAATTGGCTTTAGATTATGCTGAACAAGGGATTCATGTGGTTGGGATTGCACCAGGAGCAATCAAAACGCCAATGAATGCAGCTGATTTTTCAGGAGATGGACACATGGCTAAATGGGTAGCAGATGAAACGCCTTGTAAACGTTGGGCATCGCCTGAAGAAGTGGCTCAATTAACCCTTTTTTTAGCAAGTCAAGCATCATCTTATATACAAGGAAGTATAGTTCCAATTGATGGTGGATGGATGACAAAATAG
- the comGA gene encoding competence type IV pilus ATPase ComGA, whose amino-acid sequence MTMKKLAMTLLDYGFSNQMSDLYVLPKSSHYELSFRHHHDIHRYSQLSHKTAEQLILYFKYLAGMDIAEKRKVQMGGTTIKRKQGNVRIRLSVVGDFLNRETLVIRFLYPMSSKTLHFINPKQLDSINQQVTRNGLFLFSGPTGSGKSTTMHTLMQHLIHKQNKHIITIEDPVEIEDSHLMQFQVNEKIGLTYQELIKVCLRHRPDCLMIGEIRDGETAQMAMRAALTGHLVFSTIHAKNRKGVEARLIELGIPKEEINQSVQGIIYQEMIPLTTKGKYGVLYDISDKENKNSWEKSLQKAYYEKRITQKTYQTYQN is encoded by the coding sequence ATGACAATGAAAAAACTTGCTATGACATTATTAGATTATGGTTTTTCCAATCAAATGAGTGATTTGTATGTCTTACCAAAATCATCACATTATGAATTATCATTTAGGCACCATCATGACATTCATCGTTACAGTCAGCTCTCTCATAAAACGGCAGAGCAATTGATTTTATATTTTAAATATCTAGCTGGAATGGATATTGCAGAAAAACGAAAAGTACAAATGGGTGGAACGACAATAAAACGCAAACAAGGAAACGTCAGAATACGTTTATCTGTGGTAGGAGATTTTCTAAATAGGGAGACATTGGTGATTCGTTTTTTATACCCGATGTCTTCAAAGACGCTTCATTTCATCAACCCAAAACAGTTAGATAGCATTAACCAACAAGTCACGCGTAATGGCTTGTTTTTATTTTCTGGTCCGACTGGTTCTGGAAAATCAACGACCATGCATACTTTGATGCAGCACCTGATTCATAAACAAAATAAACATATTATTACGATTGAAGATCCTGTTGAAATTGAAGACAGCCATCTTATGCAATTTCAAGTGAATGAAAAGATTGGGCTGACATATCAAGAATTAATTAAAGTATGTTTAAGACATCGCCCAGATTGTTTGATGATTGGCGAAATAAGAGATGGGGAGACAGCTCAGATGGCTATGCGAGCGGCTTTAACTGGACATTTAGTTTTTTCGACTATTCATGCAAAAAATAGGAAAGGAGTTGAAGCACGATTAATCGAATTAGGGATTCCTAAAGAGGAAATCAATCAAAGTGTACAAGGAATTATCTATCAAGAGATGATTCCACTGACGACAAAAGGAAAATATGGTGTGCTATATGATATATCAGACAAAGAAAATAAAAACAGCTGGGAAAAAAGCTTGCAGAAAGCCTACTATGAAAAAAGAATTACACAAAAAACTTACCAAACCTACCAAAATTAA
- the comGC gene encoding competence type IV pilus major pilin ComGC → MLIVLLVIAVLIILFVPNLTKQQAGINKQGDEALGKVIQTQTEMYYLDHSERPKDLDELVQGGYISKEQKDKAEKIGIVIE, encoded by the coding sequence ATGCTGATTGTGTTATTAGTTATTGCTGTTTTGATTATTTTGTTTGTACCAAATTTGACGAAACAACAAGCCGGTATTAACAAACAAGGAGATGAAGCGCTAGGTAAGGTCATCCAAACGCAAACTGAAATGTACTATTTAGATCATTCTGAACGACCAAAAGATTTAGATGAATTAGTTCAGGGAGGATATATTTCAAAAGAACAAAAAGACAAAGCCGAGAAAATAGGCATTGTGATTGAATGA
- a CDS encoding M3 family oligoendopeptidase, which translates to MTYSITWDLDSIFNGGIDSKELEQRLLLLDDEITEYQSLVTDWNPETDAPDFQTFEAIMTVQEKLSKGFGQTISFVNAIQSADVNNKKAGSVLAGLFTKLTGFKNANVLFNKKLTNLSTDTWNTLLHSDFAKKQGVAFNLTEAREQSKRLLSENEESVINQLSTDGFNAWSSHYDTIVANIQFPFEEDGKTTYLSAGQAFNRMMGDADKDVRQRLFDTWEKTWANYAPLFADTLNHLDGFRLTNNKLHGITDHLEIPLEYNRMKKETLDAMWGTIAANKQPFVDFLTRKAQLFGKEKMDWQDQDAPVILGEFEEKRYTFNEAADFIIENFNKFSPKMADFAKMAFEKSWIEAEDRPGKRPGGYCTGLPENEESRIFMTYGESINEVSTLAHELGHAFHSHVMWDLPSVSQDYAMNVAETASTFAELIVADATLKQAKSAEEKINLLDIKMQNATAMFMNIHARFIFENNFYTERKEKVLTDTEITDLMVAAQKESYCDSLNSYHPHFWASKLHFYIDDVPFYNFPYTFGYLFSLGIYAFAQKQGTSFEDDYIALLRDTASMTTEELAKKHLGVDLTSSEFWQAGIDMMIQDVNTFLELTEDYVK; encoded by the coding sequence ATGACATATTCAATAACATGGGATTTAGATTCAATTTTTAACGGAGGTATCGACTCAAAAGAGTTAGAACAACGCCTATTATTACTAGATGACGAGATTACAGAATACCAATCACTTGTCACAGACTGGAATCCAGAAACAGATGCGCCTGATTTCCAAACATTTGAGGCAATCATGACTGTTCAAGAAAAACTATCTAAAGGATTTGGTCAAACAATTAGTTTTGTCAATGCCATTCAATCTGCAGATGTAAACAATAAAAAAGCTGGTAGTGTATTAGCTGGTTTATTTACTAAATTGACTGGTTTTAAAAACGCTAATGTCTTATTTAATAAAAAACTAACTAACCTTTCAACTGATACTTGGAACACACTTCTTCATTCTGACTTTGCCAAAAAACAAGGTGTGGCTTTTAATTTAACAGAAGCTCGTGAACAAAGCAAACGCTTATTAAGTGAAAATGAAGAGTCCGTTATTAACCAATTATCAACAGATGGATTCAATGCTTGGAGCTCTCACTACGATACAATCGTAGCAAACATCCAATTTCCATTTGAAGAAGATGGTAAAACAACGTATCTTTCAGCCGGTCAAGCTTTTAACCGTATGATGGGAGACGCTGATAAAGATGTTAGACAACGTTTGTTTGATACATGGGAAAAAACTTGGGCAAATTATGCACCACTTTTTGCAGACACCCTAAATCATTTAGATGGATTTCGATTAACAAATAACAAACTACATGGTATCACTGATCATTTGGAAATTCCATTAGAGTATAACCGTATGAAAAAAGAAACATTGGATGCTATGTGGGGAACAATCGCCGCAAACAAACAACCATTCGTTGATTTCTTAACTCGTAAAGCACAATTATTTGGTAAAGAAAAAATGGATTGGCAAGATCAAGATGCACCTGTTATTTTAGGTGAGTTTGAAGAAAAACGTTACACATTCAATGAAGCAGCTGATTTTATTATTGAAAATTTCAATAAATTTAGTCCTAAAATGGCTGACTTTGCTAAAATGGCCTTTGAAAAAAGTTGGATTGAAGCAGAAGATAGACCAGGTAAACGTCCAGGTGGTTATTGTACTGGATTACCAGAAAATGAAGAATCTCGTATCTTCATGACATACGGTGAATCAATCAACGAAGTCTCTACATTAGCTCATGAATTAGGACATGCTTTCCATTCACACGTGATGTGGGATTTACCATCCGTTAGTCAAGATTACGCCATGAACGTAGCCGAAACAGCTAGTACTTTTGCCGAACTGATTGTCGCTGACGCAACGCTTAAACAAGCTAAATCAGCCGAAGAAAAAATCAATTTACTTGATATTAAAATGCAAAACGCCACAGCGATGTTTATGAACATTCACGCACGTTTCATTTTTGAAAATAATTTCTATACTGAACGAAAAGAAAAAGTCTTAACAGATACAGAAATCACTGATTTAATGGTCGCTGCTCAAAAAGAAAGCTACTGTGATTCATTGAATTCTTATCATCCACATTTCTGGGCAAGTAAACTGCACTTCTATATTGATGATGTGCCATTCTACAACTTCCCATACACATTTGGTTACCTGTTCAGCTTAGGTATTTATGCCTTCGCTCAAAAACAAGGAACATCATTTGAAGATGACTATATCGCTTTATTACGTGATACAGCGTCAATGACAACTGAAGAATTAGCCAAAAAACATTTAGGTGTTGACTTAACATCAAGTGAATTCTGGCAAGCTGGAATTGATATGATGATTCAAGACGTTAATACTTTCTTAGAATTAACAGAAGACTACGTTAAATAA